A portion of the Sphingorhabdus pulchriflava genome contains these proteins:
- a CDS encoding branched-chain amino acid aminotransferase: MMTDAAMPELLRIPHPNPVSEAERVARIADPGFGKTFTDHMVTIRYTEGQGWHDATLGPRGPLTLDPATAVLHYAQEIFEGLKGYRLGDGSMAMFRPDANARRFNASARRMAMPELPEALFIESCRALVDIDRDWFPSAEGGSLYLRPFMIATEAFLGVRPANEYLFMVIAASTGNYFKSGAPAVSLWVSEHYNRAGPGGTGAAKCGGNYAASLVPIAEAMQAGHDQVIFLDAKEHRWIEELGGMNVFFVFDDGTIQTPPLSDTILHGVTRDCLIALAREEGLTVREEPYAIDQWRDDARSGRLVESFACGTAAVVTPIGKVSAPEFSFVIGSGGPGQMTQKLKSRLIDIQRGVAPDTHGWVFPVG; this comes from the coding sequence ATGATGACTGACGCTGCCATGCCCGAATTGTTGCGCATTCCGCACCCCAATCCGGTTTCTGAAGCCGAGCGTGTCGCGCGCATTGCAGACCCGGGCTTTGGCAAGACCTTCACCGATCATATGGTCACCATCCGCTATACCGAAGGTCAAGGCTGGCATGATGCGACACTTGGCCCGCGTGGCCCTTTGACCCTCGATCCGGCAACGGCCGTGCTGCATTATGCGCAGGAAATATTCGAAGGTCTTAAGGGCTATCGGCTGGGTGATGGCAGCATGGCGATGTTCAGGCCGGATGCCAATGCGCGCCGCTTCAACGCATCAGCACGGCGCATGGCGATGCCAGAGCTGCCAGAAGCCTTGTTCATCGAGTCCTGCCGCGCGCTTGTTGATATCGACCGGGATTGGTTCCCTAGCGCCGAAGGCGGCTCGCTCTATCTGCGCCCGTTCATGATCGCGACCGAAGCCTTTTTGGGGGTCCGTCCTGCCAACGAATATCTGTTCATGGTTATTGCGGCGTCGACCGGCAACTATTTCAAAAGCGGCGCGCCAGCCGTTTCACTGTGGGTCAGCGAGCATTATAATCGCGCAGGGCCCGGCGGTACCGGCGCCGCGAAATGCGGTGGCAACTATGCCGCCAGCCTGGTTCCGATCGCAGAAGCGATGCAGGCCGGGCACGATCAGGTGATTTTTCTCGACGCCAAGGAACATCGCTGGATCGAGGAACTCGGTGGCATGAATGTATTTTTCGTATTCGACGATGGCACTATCCAGACCCCTCCCCTGTCCGACACCATCTTGCATGGCGTGACTCGAGATTGCCTGATCGCCTTGGCACGCGAAGAGGGCTTAACCGTGCGCGAGGAACCTTATGCGATCGACCAATGGCGCGACGATGCTCGATCTGGACGGCTCGTCGAATCTTTCGCATGCGGTACTGCCGCAGTGGTTACGCCTATCGGAAAAGTCAGCGCTCCCGAATTCAGTTTTGTCATTGGCAGCGGTGGTCCGGGCCAAATGACGCAGAAGCTGAAATCGCGCTTGATCGATATTCAACGTGGCGTCGCGCCAGATACCCATGGCTGGGTATTCCCGGTCGGCTGA
- a CDS encoding MarR family winged helix-turn-helix transcriptional regulator, protein MAVPSSSIPERTSPPASPLFLREEEVRRGVELLYFGYTRLTRAIDEGLAKQGLGRAHHRALYFIARQPDLSVSSLLRILGITKQSLGRVLNELAERGLVETRVGEADRRQKLMRLTDAGALFEAQLFDSLRNSLASAYSAAGQDSVTGFWRVLEGLIPETERAMVLDLQGISK, encoded by the coding sequence ATGGCTGTCCCATCTTCCTCCATTCCTGAGCGCACTTCTCCCCCCGCGTCGCCACTGTTCCTCCGGGAAGAAGAGGTTCGCCGCGGCGTTGAATTGCTCTATTTCGGCTATACACGACTGACACGGGCCATTGATGAGGGGTTGGCAAAGCAAGGGCTTGGTCGTGCGCATCACAGGGCGCTCTATTTCATCGCACGCCAGCCTGACCTTTCTGTAAGCAGTCTGCTGCGGATTTTGGGTATCACCAAACAATCTTTGGGACGGGTGTTGAATGAACTCGCGGAGCGCGGTCTTGTGGAGACACGTGTCGGCGAAGCTGACCGACGGCAAAAACTGATGCGCCTGACCGACGCTGGCGCTTTGTTTGAGGCGCAACTGTTTGATTCGTTGCGCAACAGTCTCGCCAGTGCCTATTCGGCTGCCGGGCAGGATTCGGTGACCGGCTTTTGGCGCGTGCTAGAAGGACTTATACCGGAAACCGAACGGGCGATGGTGCTCGATTTGCAGGGAATTTCGAAATGA
- a CDS encoding phosphoribosyl-ATP diphosphatase, which yields MSDPRIIRLEQTIRERAASGASDSYVASLFSKGREKIAQKVGEEATETVIAAVTGNGEQLTSEAADLVFHLLVLLAEAGQSFDDVLDKLAQREGMSGLDEKASRREP from the coding sequence ATGAGCGATCCACGGATCATCCGCCTCGAACAGACCATCCGCGAACGCGCGGCAAGTGGAGCGAGCGACAGCTATGTGGCGTCGCTGTTCTCCAAAGGACGTGAGAAAATCGCGCAAAAAGTGGGTGAGGAAGCCACCGAGACAGTGATTGCCGCTGTAACCGGAAATGGCGAGCAACTGACATCTGAAGCCGCTGATCTGGTTTTCCACCTGCTTGTGCTGCTAGCCGAGGCGGGGCAGAGTTTTGACGATGTCCTCGACAAGCTTGCGCAACGCGAGGGCATGTCCGGCCTTGACGAAAAGGCATCGCGGCGCGAACCCTAA
- a CDS encoding histidine triad nucleotide-binding protein, producing the protein MAVDATQPYDDQNIFAKILRGEIPNRTVFEDEWALAFHDINPQAPIHILVIPKGAYVSWDDFSAKGSEAEIAGFIRAVGHVAREQGLVAPGYRLLANAGINSHQEVPHLHVHLFGGKALGPMLMR; encoded by the coding sequence ATGGCAGTCGATGCAACCCAGCCTTATGACGACCAGAATATCTTCGCAAAAATCCTGCGCGGTGAAATACCCAATCGCACGGTGTTCGAAGATGAATGGGCGCTCGCCTTTCACGATATCAATCCGCAGGCGCCGATCCACATTTTGGTGATACCCAAGGGCGCCTATGTCAGCTGGGATGATTTCAGCGCCAAGGGCAGCGAGGCAGAAATTGCCGGTTTCATCCGTGCCGTCGGCCATGTCGCGCGCGAACAGGGGCTGGTTGCACCTGGCTATCGGTTGCTAGCCAATGCCGGAATCAACAGCCATCAAGAAGTTCCGCACCTTCACGTCCATCTTTTCGGTGGAAAAGCGCTCGGACCGATGCTGATGCGATGA
- a CDS encoding amino acid permease: MIFDRVKPLDAILATAEKKSLHRSLGAFQLTMLGIGAIIGTGIFVLTAEAAQKAGPGMMLSFVIAGFVCAVAALCYSELASMVPVSGSAYTYTYAVMGEMLAWMVGWALVLEYAVAAGAVSVGWSGYFVGLLDSVLGIELPLALTAGPSAGGIVNLPAMIIALLVTGLLVLGTTESARVNAILVLIKVAALTLFVILAVPVMQMENFEPFAPLGFAGISAAAASIFFAYVGFDAVSTAAEETQNPQRNMPIGLIGSLAICTVFYMLVAAGVIGSVGAQPLLTPEGIGIAPGSGEMTAACNAIANNTVVCSKEALAWTMREIGWEKVGDLIGLAAGLALPSVILMMMYGQTRIFFVMSRDGLLPEKLSTVHPKFKTPHIITIITGVFVAMFAAFFPVGALADISNSGTLFAFAMVSIAVMVLRRTDPNRVRPFRTPAVNIVAPISILGCLYLFFSLSGYTLLLFVGWAALGLLVYFAYSRGASHVGKGHVEVHEDDADAPPTSVPPIN; encoded by the coding sequence ATGATATTCGACCGGGTCAAACCGCTGGACGCCATTTTGGCGACTGCGGAGAAAAAGTCCCTGCATCGATCACTCGGTGCGTTCCAGCTAACCATGCTGGGTATTGGTGCCATTATCGGCACCGGCATATTCGTTCTGACCGCTGAGGCTGCACAAAAAGCCGGTCCGGGCATGATGCTATCCTTTGTGATTGCCGGCTTTGTGTGCGCCGTTGCCGCGCTTTGCTATTCGGAACTGGCTTCAATGGTCCCGGTTTCGGGCTCTGCCTACACTTATACTTATGCCGTTATGGGTGAAATGCTCGCCTGGATGGTCGGTTGGGCCCTTGTGCTCGAATATGCGGTGGCTGCGGGTGCAGTATCCGTTGGCTGGTCAGGCTATTTTGTCGGCTTGCTCGATAGCGTTTTGGGCATAGAATTACCGCTGGCGCTCACCGCTGGTCCTTCAGCTGGCGGCATCGTGAACTTGCCGGCTATGATTATCGCACTGCTGGTAACAGGGTTGCTCGTGCTCGGTACAACCGAAAGTGCGCGTGTGAATGCGATACTTGTGCTGATCAAGGTCGCGGCCTTGACACTTTTCGTCATTCTTGCCGTTCCAGTCATGCAGATGGAAAATTTCGAACCCTTTGCACCGCTTGGTTTTGCCGGGATTTCGGCCGCTGCTGCGTCGATATTCTTTGCCTATGTCGGTTTCGATGCGGTTTCGACCGCGGCTGAAGAAACGCAAAATCCGCAACGGAACATGCCGATCGGCCTGATTGGCTCGCTCGCGATTTGCACCGTATTCTACATGCTCGTCGCCGCTGGCGTAATCGGTTCGGTCGGGGCGCAGCCCCTGCTGACGCCGGAAGGCATCGGCATCGCTCCGGGCAGTGGCGAAATGACGGCAGCTTGTAACGCAATCGCCAACAATACTGTGGTCTGCTCCAAAGAAGCTCTGGCGTGGACGATGCGTGAAATCGGCTGGGAAAAAGTGGGTGACCTTATCGGTCTGGCCGCTGGTCTCGCTCTGCCATCGGTCATCCTGATGATGATGTACGGCCAGACCCGCATCTTCTTTGTGATGAGCCGTGACGGACTTTTGCCGGAAAAACTGTCGACCGTGCATCCGAAGTTCAAGACACCGCACATCATCACCATCATCACCGGTGTTTTTGTCGCGATGTTTGCGGCATTCTTTCCCGTCGGCGCTTTGGCGGATATCTCGAATTCGGGCACGCTGTTCGCCTTTGCGATGGTGTCGATTGCCGTGATGGTGCTGCGTCGCACCGATCCGAACCGCGTGCGTCCGTTCCGCACGCCGGCGGTCAACATAGTTGCTCCCATCTCTATTCTGGGCTGCCTCTATCTGTTCTTCAGCCTGTCAGGATACACCCTGCTGCTGTTCGTGGGGTGGGCAGCCCTCGGCTTGCTGGTGTATTTCGCCTATAGCCGTGGTGCCAGCCATGTCGGCAAAGGCCATGTAGAGGTGCATGAGGATGATGCCGATGCGCCGCCAACTTCGGTGCCGCCAATCAACTGA
- a CDS encoding multidrug effflux MFS transporter, whose amino-acid sequence MRTTYPHKAVMHSPRKQPKLGGLELTVMMAAVMALNALAIDAMLPAFPRMTAGLGLVDPNRVQFVITAYLLGMGAGSLVHGPLSDRYGRRPILLGAIAGYIVCALACSFATSFDMLIAMRIAQGLFGAGLGVLVTSIIRDQFEGDAMARRMSTIFLVFMAVPIVAPLVGSVVLIFAGWRSIFDLIAIMAVAVLVWVVLRLPETLDPQNVVPIKAKTLTASWKQVISDRTANCYMIAGATAQAALFGYLNSSQQIFERTFGAPDFFPIGFAIIAIGIACANFTNARIVERFGARRVSQTALIAFIFIAILQAFAAIFAPASLPLFLVLITANMAMIGFVGSNFSSIAMQPFGAIAGTASSFQNFVRTIWAAFIGAIIGQQFNGAVTPVALGFLACGLTAFTLILYGERGKLFTRPGTTKHLPM is encoded by the coding sequence ATGCGTACCACCTATCCGCATAAGGCGGTGATGCATTCTCCCCGAAAACAGCCCAAGCTCGGTGGTCTCGAACTGACGGTCATGATGGCAGCCGTGATGGCGTTGAACGCCTTGGCTATCGATGCCATGCTGCCCGCATTCCCGCGCATGACCGCCGGTCTCGGCCTTGTCGATCCAAACCGTGTTCAATTTGTCATCACTGCCTATTTGCTCGGGATGGGTGCAGGCTCGCTCGTCCATGGGCCATTATCCGACCGCTACGGCCGCCGTCCTATCCTGCTCGGCGCGATTGCAGGCTATATCGTGTGCGCGCTTGCCTGCAGCTTCGCCACGAGTTTTGACATGCTGATTGCAATGCGCATCGCGCAAGGGCTGTTTGGCGCTGGTTTGGGTGTGCTGGTTACCTCTATCATTCGCGACCAGTTTGAAGGCGATGCGATGGCGCGGCGCATGTCGACCATCTTCCTTGTGTTCATGGCGGTCCCCATCGTGGCGCCATTGGTCGGCTCGGTGGTGCTGATTTTTGCCGGCTGGCGCTCGATTTTCGATCTGATCGCTATCATGGCGGTCGCCGTTCTGGTCTGGGTCGTTCTGCGATTGCCCGAAACGCTGGACCCGCAAAATGTAGTTCCAATCAAGGCCAAGACGCTGACCGCTTCGTGGAAACAGGTTATCAGCGACCGCACTGCCAATTGCTATATGATCGCTGGTGCAACAGCCCAAGCCGCGCTCTTCGGCTATCTCAATTCGTCACAGCAAATATTCGAGCGGACATTCGGAGCGCCCGATTTCTTCCCGATTGGCTTTGCGATCATCGCCATCGGGATAGCGTGTGCGAATTTCACCAACGCCCGCATTGTCGAGCGCTTTGGTGCGCGGCGGGTATCGCAGACTGCACTTATTGCCTTCATCTTCATCGCGATCTTGCAGGCCTTCGCCGCAATTTTTGCGCCTGCGTCTCTTCCGCTGTTTCTTGTGCTGATTACGGCAAATATGGCGATGATCGGCTTTGTCGGATCGAATTTTTCCTCGATCGCAATGCAGCCATTTGGCGCAATCGCAGGCACTGCATCATCGTTCCAGAATTTCGTACGCACCATCTGGGCGGCCTTTATTGGCGCCATCATCGGTCAGCAATTCAACGGAGCGGTCACGCCGGTCGCGTTGGGATTTCTAGCATGCGGCCTCACCGCCTTCACGCTGATACTATATGGCGAACGCGGCAAGCTGTTCACGCGACCGGGAACGACCAAACATCTACCGATGTAG
- a CDS encoding pentapeptide repeat-containing protein → MRQFVGLKWMAVVGLAVGAIVPATASAKTCQEVLSEPDLIEEGVTPTSEFGSGLIDIDGTKITTPEALRAALANNRGKVPIVKGGDFNGWNFARIGFPVTNICFFQSKLARTVWDDGSYPGIGFVEADLASASFRNAQLENVLLRESFLTDADMQGARLDSGLFDGGWGGGISNWNLSGANLRGFRFECGLTLSDGCPLDRSGVKFTNVDFSDADLSTYPFWGQADYSGAMLANTKVSPRHLTDIIGAKVKGSVILKGGESEVLLSSAEFGELQRQAFVAKTAGEGPSFPCARAESDVERLICREQAYGLHGWDRMLAQIYADLKARNPSIAQDQRKWLAGRSVCKDEVCLSLLYAARVKELRLKMGEPELLKRGESALFIFETVDFSDVFRRSELFKRIVPVLVGASLGEAVVERAANGSYSISGESIAANAHMCSVSGENLRFDRKSGWFSAFDLKAKQPPAAVFQAYRDQIDFPASGHPTEEEFPGSSDFASCGARASLMQMRRIDVPIELIAKKKGTYNEGY, encoded by the coding sequence ATGCGGCAATTCGTCGGGTTGAAGTGGATGGCCGTGGTCGGTTTGGCAGTCGGTGCCATAGTCCCAGCTACCGCCAGTGCAAAAACGTGCCAGGAGGTCTTGAGCGAGCCCGATTTGATCGAAGAAGGCGTTACGCCAACCAGCGAATTTGGCTCAGGATTGATTGATATTGACGGTACCAAAATCACCACGCCCGAAGCCTTGCGTGCGGCACTGGCCAACAACAGGGGCAAGGTCCCGATTGTAAAAGGCGGTGACTTCAATGGCTGGAATTTTGCGCGCATTGGCTTTCCCGTTACCAATATCTGCTTTTTCCAGAGCAAGCTGGCGCGCACTGTTTGGGATGACGGCTCTTATCCCGGCATTGGTTTTGTCGAAGCCGATCTGGCGTCGGCAAGTTTTCGTAACGCACAGCTTGAGAATGTATTGTTGCGCGAATCTTTCCTCACCGACGCAGACATGCAGGGCGCGCGTCTGGATAGCGGGCTTTTCGACGGTGGCTGGGGTGGTGGCATCTCAAACTGGAATCTAAGCGGGGCTAACCTGCGAGGTTTTCGTTTCGAATGCGGGCTGACCCTCAGCGATGGCTGCCCTCTCGACCGGTCGGGTGTTAAATTCACAAATGTCGATTTTAGCGATGCCGATCTGTCGACCTATCCATTTTGGGGGCAGGCCGATTATTCCGGAGCGATGCTTGCAAATACCAAGGTCAGTCCGCGTCATTTGACCGACATAATAGGGGCAAAGGTCAAGGGATCGGTTATTCTGAAGGGCGGAGAGTCCGAAGTCCTTCTGTCATCTGCCGAATTTGGTGAATTGCAGCGTCAGGCGTTCGTGGCAAAAACTGCTGGCGAGGGGCCGTCTTTCCCATGTGCGCGGGCAGAGTCAGATGTTGAAAGGCTGATTTGCCGCGAACAAGCCTATGGCCTGCACGGATGGGACAGGATGCTTGCGCAGATTTACGCAGACCTGAAAGCGCGTAACCCGTCAATTGCGCAGGATCAACGCAAATGGCTGGCGGGTAGAAGCGTTTGCAAAGACGAAGTGTGTCTTTCACTGCTTTACGCTGCCCGCGTGAAGGAACTGCGGCTAAAGATGGGTGAGCCCGAGCTTTTGAAGCGCGGCGAAAGTGCATTATTCATATTTGAGACTGTCGATTTCTCTGATGTCTTTCGCCGGTCCGAGTTGTTCAAACGAATAGTTCCGGTTCTGGTCGGTGCCAGCTTGGGTGAAGCCGTGGTGGAAAGGGCGGCGAACGGCAGTTATTCTATTTCTGGGGAGAGCATCGCAGCGAACGCCCATATGTGTTCGGTGTCGGGAGAAAATCTGCGTTTCGATCGCAAATCCGGCTGGTTCAGTGCGTTTGACCTGAAAGCCAAGCAACCACCCGCAGCTGTCTTTCAGGCATATCGCGATCAAATCGACTTTCCCGCAAGCGGTCACCCCACTGAGGAGGAGTTTCCCGGCAGCAGCGACTTTGCCAGTTGCGGCGCGCGGGCATCGCTGATGCAGATGCGCAGGATTGATGTGCCGATTGAGCTTATCGCAAAGAAAAAGGGGACATATAATGAAGGCTATTGA
- the dinB gene encoding DNA polymerase IV produces MTDEGPPVRKIIHVDMDAFYASVEQRDNPALKGRPVAVGGSSKRGVVAAASYEARKFGVKSAMPSVTAQRRCADLIFIKPRFEVYRSVSRQIREIFARHTDLIEPLALDEAYLDVTEDKQRIGSAVKIAKSIRAAIREETGLTASAGVSYNKFIAKLASDQNKPDGLCIILPEQGADFVATLPVRRFHGVGPRTAEKMERLGIRTGADLRAMSEEWLHRNFGSSGGYLFNAARGIDNRRVNPLRERKSLGGELTYFEDKRSNEELRTALDEIVDIVWRRIEMSGTQGRTIVFKARYADFRTITRSKSLTRNVQDRAEFSAIGHALLEQILPAEMGVRLLGLTLSGIDQSGQNLRTDAAAEPFVCAQPVLPFDDVEK; encoded by the coding sequence ATGACGGACGAAGGGCCCCCGGTTCGCAAAATCATCCATGTCGACATGGATGCCTTTTACGCATCGGTCGAACAAAGGGACAATCCTGCGCTGAAAGGCAGGCCGGTCGCCGTAGGCGGATCTTCGAAACGCGGTGTGGTGGCCGCTGCCAGCTATGAAGCCCGGAAGTTTGGCGTGAAATCTGCCATGCCCTCGGTGACGGCGCAGCGACGCTGTGCTGATCTGATATTCATCAAACCGCGCTTCGAAGTTTACCGCAGCGTGTCACGCCAGATCCGCGAGATATTTGCGCGGCACACTGACCTGATCGAGCCTTTGGCGCTCGATGAAGCCTATCTCGATGTTACCGAAGACAAGCAGCGCATTGGCTCGGCAGTCAAAATTGCCAAATCAATCCGCGCTGCGATCCGCGAGGAAACCGGACTTACGGCAAGCGCCGGCGTCAGCTACAACAAATTTATCGCCAAACTGGCGAGCGACCAGAACAAGCCCGATGGCCTATGCATCATCCTGCCCGAGCAAGGAGCCGATTTTGTTGCAACCTTGCCCGTGCGCCGCTTCCACGGCGTTGGCCCACGGACGGCAGAAAAGATGGAGCGTCTGGGCATTCGCACCGGTGCCGACTTGCGCGCGATGAGCGAGGAATGGTTGCACCGCAATTTCGGCAGCTCGGGCGGTTATCTTTTCAACGCGGCGCGCGGGATTGATAACCGACGCGTCAACCCGTTGCGCGAACGCAAGTCACTGGGTGGGGAACTGACCTATTTTGAGGATAAACGCTCCAACGAAGAACTGCGCACTGCACTGGACGAGATTGTCGACATTGTTTGGAGGCGGATTGAAATGAGTGGCACCCAGGGACGGACCATCGTTTTCAAAGCGCGCTATGCCGATTTCCGCACGATCACCCGCAGCAAGAGCCTGACGCGCAATGTACAGGATCGGGCAGAGTTTTCAGCCATTGGCCATGCACTGCTCGAACAGATACTGCCTGCCGAAATGGGGGTGCGGCTGCTGGGGTTGACTTTGAGTGGAATTGACCAATCCGGCCAAAACCTTCGGACTGACGCTGCTGCAGAACCTTTCGTCTGTGCGCAGCCGGTGCTGCCCTTCGACGACGTTGAAAAATGA
- a CDS encoding TetR/AcrR family transcriptional regulator, giving the protein MARPQTDIEAGRQELLDIAEELVRKRGGVDLSMTELAAAAGMSPANLYRFFENKEALLEAAAGRWFAPKIAIMEEVIAAELPSREKMYQFFARRFVLMRDQFREDPDMFKSYLELGDQHFEVVKGYVDLGDHYLSEIVVQAMDEGYLPDLSIDDAVSLINQMVQVYCNPEALLYLDHKLSEEKLGLIVDTIFIGLGRDFEEQPGSREPHIKIVT; this is encoded by the coding sequence ATGGCTCGTCCGCAAACGGATATCGAAGCCGGTCGGCAGGAATTGCTCGACATTGCTGAAGAGCTCGTGCGCAAGCGCGGCGGTGTCGATCTGTCGATGACAGAGCTGGCTGCAGCTGCCGGCATGTCACCGGCAAACCTGTATCGCTTCTTTGAAAATAAAGAGGCCTTGCTGGAGGCAGCGGCAGGGCGCTGGTTCGCTCCCAAAATCGCGATCATGGAAGAGGTGATTGCTGCCGAGTTGCCGTCGCGGGAAAAAATGTACCAGTTTTTCGCGCGCCGCTTTGTGCTGATGCGGGATCAGTTTCGCGAAGATCCCGATATGTTCAAAAGCTACCTCGAACTGGGCGACCAGCATTTCGAGGTGGTGAAGGGCTATGTCGATCTGGGCGATCACTATCTGTCTGAAATTGTCGTGCAGGCGATGGACGAGGGTTATCTGCCGGATCTGTCGATCGACGATGCAGTATCACTGATCAACCAGATGGTTCAGGTGTACTGCAACCCGGAGGCGCTGCTATATCTCGATCACAAATTGTCCGAAGAGAAACTGGGTCTGATTGTCGACACAATATTCATCGGGCTGGGCCGTGATTTCGAAGAGCAACCGGGTTCGAGGGAGCCGCATATCAAGATTGTAACCTGA
- a CDS encoding DUF1330 domain-containing protein, which translates to MQVNNAVFPPMEQAMAFFGSGDDGAFVMVNLLKFKPKAEYEDGSDPHLTGAEAYARYGAAVQACLAAVGGRQVYAGPVTGLLLGEVEELWDMVALAEYPSLAAMQQMVQSPEYQAIEKHRKAGLAGQLNIRTKPVGR; encoded by the coding sequence ATGCAAGTGAACAATGCCGTATTTCCGCCGATGGAACAGGCAATGGCGTTTTTCGGATCGGGTGATGACGGTGCGTTCGTCATGGTCAACCTGCTCAAGTTCAAACCTAAGGCCGAATATGAAGACGGCTCGGACCCGCATCTAACCGGTGCCGAAGCCTATGCGCGATATGGCGCGGCGGTGCAGGCATGTCTCGCCGCTGTCGGTGGGCGTCAGGTTTATGCAGGGCCGGTCACCGGCCTGCTGCTGGGTGAGGTTGAGGAACTTTGGGATATGGTAGCGCTTGCCGAATATCCCTCGCTCGCCGCCATGCAGCAAATGGTGCAGTCGCCCGAATATCAGGCGATTGAAAAGCATCGCAAGGCCGGGCTGGCCGGCCAACTCAATATTCGCACCAAGCCTGTTGGTCGCTGA
- a CDS encoding ribose-phosphate pyrophosphokinase, whose amino-acid sequence MDNPFLDDGPDHANRLADVAGITAILQQAAREGRAMSYSEMLMTLGFRFTRPKMRALCKTLDAIDTEAEQHGEPALACLVVREGDGLPGQGWWVSRHDYAGAWEGSEARTYLAQHQQKAFDYWSNK is encoded by the coding sequence ATGGACAATCCTTTCCTCGACGACGGCCCGGATCATGCGAACCGGCTGGCCGATGTTGCGGGCATCACAGCAATCCTGCAGCAGGCCGCGCGCGAGGGGCGGGCTATGAGTTATTCGGAAATGCTGATGACGCTTGGTTTCCGCTTCACCCGGCCCAAGATGCGCGCCTTGTGCAAAACGCTAGACGCCATTGATACAGAAGCCGAGCAGCACGGCGAACCTGCGCTGGCCTGCCTTGTTGTCCGCGAAGGCGATGGCTTGCCGGGGCAGGGGTGGTGGGTTTCGCGCCACGACTATGCTGGAGCATGGGAAGGCAGTGAAGCACGCACCTATCTTGCGCAGCATCAGCAAAAGGCATTCGACTATTGGAGTAACAAATGA